From Plasmodium knowlesi strain H genome assembly, chromosome: 6, one genomic window encodes:
- a CDS encoding golgi re-assembly stacking protein, putative — protein sequence MGAAHVKEGRGGYRIVRICPEGPMSECDVEIFFDYIVQIEDVKLQDASRRTYESFMQKVREGENKEVCLLVYSCRHDKLKEVHVRPRKWRGKGLLGMNISYEKANTMKEGIQIVRIEDGYLDVKNKVTEKEDIIIGHEENILRNCNELCNFVETNISGYNRERKKAPLELSFYVYNKKKENVRMVKMQVDPTWARHGLLGCHVGEMNTSVEEEGGKKGDVMKGDNDKMKHEVMQEATPYGRCTPPERTKHLADEQIEWNAELAMGSNNIELGRNQMNGEELEGEDRESTIYDRFNTHYFRGGSGAGAFRSSLGRSLGNCPGGAEEQKADGAKSYYTLSSTIEVEGCAEVNQDMHTEDIHSDASSGREKRNGNEVKEVMHHAQMKNILHTSSISQEWNPPQEKEQLPPDEGDTPASRYEKYVQNIKTYSKEMIEVYKDMDENSKLLEELKLRTMKNFAMGEKLVGEEIDYLDEEVSVAVEGFSGWAHEEGDINEITETCEVEMDGNFKGERDGILM from the exons ATGGGGGCAGCCCACGTGAAAGAAGGCCGCGGAG GATACCGCATCGTGCGCATTTGTCCAGAGGGGCCCATGTCCGAGTGCGACGTGGAGATCTTCTTCGACTACATTGTCCAGATAGAAGATGTAAAATTGCAAGATGCCTCCAGGAGGACATATGAATCCTTTATGCAGAAGGTGcgtgaaggagaaaacaaagAGGTGTGTCTCTTAGTGTACAGCTGTCGACATGATAAACTGAAAGAGGTACATGTGAGGCCAAGGAAATGGAGAGGAAAAGGGTTATTAGGAATGAACATAAGTTACGAAAAGGCAAATacaatgaaggaaggaattcaAATTGTAAGAATTGAGGATGGTTACTTGGATGTCAAAAATAAAGTtacagaaaaggaagacataATTATAGGACATGAAGAGAATATCCTTCGGAATTGTAATGAGCTTTGTAATTTTGTGGAGACCAATATATCTGGATACAatagagaaagaaagaaagcgCCACTGGAGCTGTCGTTTTATGTGTAtaacaagaagaaggaaaatgtgaGGATGGTTAAAATGCAGGTGGACCCCACCTGGGCAAGACATGGACTGCTCGGGTGTCATGTGGGTGAAATGAATACTTCTGTTGaggaggaaggggggaaaaaaggagatgtCATGAAGGGGGATAACGACAAGATGAAGCACGAAGTGATGCAAGAGGCGACCCCATACGGGAGGTGCACCCCTCCCGAGCGGACTAAGCACTTAGCTGATGAACAGATCGAATGGAATGCAGAGCTAGCCATGGGAAGTAACAACATCGAATTGGGCCGCAATCAAATGAACGGAGAAGAGCTCGAGGGGGAAGACCGAGAGAGTACAATATATGACAGATTCAATACACACTATTTTAGGGGCGGGAGTGGTGCGGGCGCGTTTCGAAGTTCGCTCGGTAGATCATTGGGAAATTGTCCAGGGGGTGCGGAGGAGCAGAAGGCGGACGGCGCGAAGAGCTACTACACTTTGAGTTCCACGATAGAGGTTGAGGGATGCGCGGAGGTGAACCAGGACATGCACACGGAGGACATACATTCTGATGCGTCCTCGGGAAGGGAGAAGCGGAATGGGAATGAGGTTAAGGAGGTTATGCATCACGCACAGATGAAGAATATATTGCACACTTCGTCCATCTCTCAGGAGTGGAACCCTCCCCAGGAGAAGGAACAACTGCCCCCAGATGAAGGAGACACCCCTGCAAGCAGGTACGAAAAGTACGTGCAGAATATTAAAACATACAGCAAGGAAATGATAGAGGTTTATAAAGACATGGATGAAAATAGTAAACTTTTGGAGGAGCTCAAGTTAAGGACGATGAAGAATTTTGCTATGGGGGAGAAGTTGGTTGGTGAAGAAATTGATTACCTCGATGAAGAGGTGAGTGTTGCTGTGGAAGGATTCTCAGGCTGGGCGCACGAGGAAGGGGACATAAACGAGATAACAGAAACATGCGAAGTTGAGATGGatggaaattttaaaggGGAGAGAGATGGTATCCTGATGTGA
- a CDS encoding phosphomannomutase, putative translates to MNSQKKRFFLFDVDGTLTHARAPIEERMVEVLRKLKSKENISLGVVGGSDYRKIIEQIKYPEMFDFIFSENGVVAYRDNEQFYSESITEFLGEEKIQQLIDYCLVYIANLRVPKKRGTFIELRNGMINISPIGRNCTREERTQFCKYNAENSVLRTFQMDLMRNFSQFDLTFSIGGQISIDCFPRGWDKTFCLRHIEGLFAEVFFFGDKTEKGGNDYEIFHDERVRGFSVKSPEETEEIIKSFLDP, encoded by the exons ATGAATTCCCAGAagaaacgtttttttttgtttgacGTGGATGGCACACTGACCCACGCGAGGGCG CCAATTGAGGAACGAATGGTGGAAGTTCTACGCAAGCTGAAGTCCAAGGAAAACATATCCCTGGGGGTGGTAGGCGGGTCAGACTACCGGAAGATCATCGAGCAGATAAAAT ATCCTGAGATGTTCGACTTCATCTTCTCAGAGAATGGCGTGGTAGCTTATAGAGACAACGAACAGTTCTACTCTGAG AGTATAACGGAATTTCTGGGCGAGGAGAAGATACAACAGCTGATAGACTACTGCTTAGTGTACATTGCGAATTTGCGGGTACCAAAGAAGAG AGGAACCTTTATCGAATTGCGCAACGGGATGATTAACATAAGCCCCATAGGGAGAAACTGTACACGGGAAGAGCGTACACAGTTTTGCAAATATAATGCAGAGAATTCGGTCCTGCGTACGTTCCAAATGGATTTGATGAGGAA CTTTTCGCAGTTCGACTTAACCTTCTCTATAGGAGGTCAGATCTCCATAGACTGTTTTCCACGG GGGTGGGATAAAACATTTTGCCTGCGTCACATTGAAGGGTTGTTCGCtgaagttttctttttcggtGACAAGACGGAGAAG GGAGGAAATGATTACGAAATTTTTCACGACGAGAGGGTGCGTGGATTCTCTGTTAAGAGCCCCGAAGAGACGGAGGAAATtattaaatcctttttggacCCATAA
- a CDS encoding myosin essential light chain ELC, putative, with product MEDKFREAFILFSSCNDKMELHQFYELMHSFGIILSAEEKAELPVMVDMEFWLKLANKHYNHEDPFKHVHNLSDKNSSVQIKIHNFIGVMKALDTRLTDKDLELLLKIANPENKETIDLNTVSQKLAQVI from the exons ATGGAGGACAAATTTCGCGAGGCCTTCATCCTGTTCAGCTCGTGCAACGACAAGATGGAGTTGCACCAGTTCTACGAACTGATGCATTCCTTTGGGATTATCCTCTCGGCTGAGGAGAAGGCTGAGTTGCCCGTG ATGGTCGACATGGAATTCTGGCTCAAGCTAGCGAACAAGCACTACAACCACGAGGATCCCTTCAAGCATGTCCACAATTTGAGCGACAAAAATTCCAGTGTGCAAATCAAGATTCATAACTTCATCGGG GTTATGAAAGCTCTGGATACGAGACTCACAGACAAAGACCTAGAACTTCTACTCAAGATAGCCAACCCAGAGAACAAAGAAACGATTGACCTGAATACAGTCTCACAGAAACTAGCACAGGTTATCTAG